The following are from one region of the Rhodopirellula sp. P2 genome:
- a CDS encoding DUF1289 domain-containing protein: MIPPTDTPKSPCVGVCQVNHQQMCVGCSRTLGEIGKWSIASPAEKRSILELVRQRRAAQAPPVQTVPGETNS, from the coding sequence ATGATCCCACCCACCGACACGCCCAAGTCGCCCTGCGTTGGGGTTTGCCAGGTGAATCACCAGCAAATGTGCGTTGGATGTTCACGAACTTTGGGCGAGATTGGCAAATGGTCGATTGCATCCCCAGCAGAAAAACGTTCCATTCTTGAGTTGGTACGCCAGCGGCGGGCCGCTCAAGCTCCACCGGTCCAAACAGTGCCAGGCGAGACCAACTCGTGA
- a CDS encoding DUF6580 family putative transport protein, with protein MNPSNNLQRFAIVLAMIGIAVASRLLPHPPNFTPLAAMCLFAGAMTVSPRIMAVSVIIAMLISDAVLGFHSLMPVVYGCLLANFVIGRKLVGANANAIQVFAGSLAGSVLFFLVTNFAVWVAFYPSTWTGLTACFAAAVPFFQYTLAGDLVYSGLFFGVYALATSGAVATHGNLQRATVPARAGE; from the coding sequence GTGAATCCAAGTAACAATCTGCAACGTTTTGCAATCGTTTTGGCCATGATCGGCATCGCTGTCGCTTCCCGCCTGCTCCCGCACCCACCGAACTTCACACCTTTGGCAGCAATGTGCTTGTTCGCCGGTGCGATGACGGTCTCTCCCCGAATCATGGCCGTGTCGGTGATCATCGCGATGTTGATCAGCGATGCCGTGCTCGGATTCCATTCCCTGATGCCAGTTGTCTACGGTTGCCTGTTGGCGAACTTTGTCATCGGTCGCAAACTGGTCGGAGCCAACGCCAACGCCATCCAAGTCTTCGCAGGTTCACTTGCCGGCAGCGTTCTGTTTTTCCTGGTCACCAACTTTGCGGTCTGGGTCGCGTTTTACCCTTCGACTTGGACCGGACTGACCGCATGCTTCGCAGCAGCCGTCCCGTTCTTCCAGTACACCCTGGCAGGTGACTTGGTATACAGCGGTTTGTTCTTCGGCGTCTACGCACTGGCAACCAGTGGCGCAGTCGCCACACACGGCAATCTTCAACGAGCTACAGTTCCTGCACGAGCTGGCGAATAG
- a CDS encoding DUF4465 domain-containing protein, whose product MNPLKPSRFARRQQLHLTIEQLESRQLLAAGPYAPAAGEVGSSAIDRESPAIVGWATGVEDYTPGAAVDEVWQDSSQALGPAEGQSGSIVSLGRSGTLTLTFDDPIRDGLGFDFAVFENSFSDTFLELGYVEVSSDGVNFVRFQSDSRTDSAVAAFGAVDPTNLNNLAGKYRGGFGTPFDLQELRGTAGLDVTAITHVRLVDIFGDGTSLDGQGDPIYDPTPTMGSVGLDVDGVAVLHAKQTGPAIIDFETLGSELGASPFSNQASNGFEEAELSLNNDYNSLYGSWQGWSISKATDSTTAGFTNQYSAFTGEGHAGSDTYAVGFYSEYASPENRPTLELDPEVGSQFDSLWITNTTYAALSMTEGDQFAKQFGGDNGTDPDFYEVDIHGLDDAGASIGTVTAVLADFRFENPADDFIVDEWIQVDLSSLKNAQALQFQVRSSDVGDFGINTPTYFAVDDVVVKRPQVALDIEDASLVESESMTGRVSRPALDRSSPMTVSISNSNSSLVSLPTQVTIPAGADYAEFTISSSDDDLAGPDQQVAFTATAELQAPRVRELNVLDDDATGLAFSSSSLQQTEGASATTLTLRRNDVDISSPLTVSLSAQPDSRLNYPASLTFPAGQREVSVVISITNDEKFSPTQSVQLVATAEGHAESAATVELLDDDTRALTASNPASPLEEANPSQTVTAIIHRNDASLDQPMTIGLTNPNPELLTMPASIVIPSGFDSVEVTIGLIDNDVANTRHTFTVVASNANAGNAEFDFTVIDDEAPTFVLAFLDSQGVALNEVTEGQSVRLSVTRPASSVSESITVTLEQSLTERLDGPLEVTIPAGATSAELTWLIQPDETLTGSLDWTIEASTPGFDTARLATTVLDSDSPELTISGPTEPLLESDSTTIGDFESFGQTLVADEFNNNAGQAGVFVDGELTFGNSFSNAYGFDSWSGFAISRGSDTTTPGFFNQYAAITGEGARESNTYAIGYNGADAIIRRSNDSQPFESIAVTNTTYAALSMLNGDAFAKQFGGESGDDPDTFVLTIVGKNENGESIGEVEFQLADYRFADNSLDYIVDEWTTVDLTTIGQATELHFGLSSTDVGQFGMNTPGYFALDDVQLAAPGEGLPQLTIHRQTLDNSEPLEVTLVADRTDMRIPETIVIPSGQDSVSVPVRLIDNLLAEGNREVAITATANGFAPQTVSLSIEDNDTRSLTVTHDSTETLNESQSIIIDVEDTGSNLDPESFNNGSDLSGAIVSGPLEFPNVYNEQYDFWSGWAASNVTDVATPGYSNQYAAYSNLVGDQAGGGDSSETFLIGAGSGDSAPTLTLPETMPDARFASISLTNSTYAALSMQQGDSFAKQFGGETGDAPDYFLLTIVGLDLAGETVGTVDFYLADYRFENNSLDYIVDEWTTIDLTSLDGASQLRFDLSSSDVGDFGMNTPAYFAADNVVLDQVSAEPTSVVIHRNAADLSSSLPITFESDDPRFAIETPIEIPAGADSVRIPVSILNDRTVNTDSSVRWTVSADGQVAGDANVSIQDDETPGIEVHRLLESLQVIEGEAADLYEIRLSQRPASIVTVSVEALIESADAGAQLSLSADTLTFTPDNWSEPQTLTVAANTDTLQEANQTVDLRFEVVSDLSDPGYASAESQQDSFTLVDYQPTNLSLALEAEQLVLRDLRNDAVWASENRDEHFAVVLNGQAQSLSVASLAEAPGLVTIEMGAGDDRVVLDTTWFTSIDGGEGFDRLILQPSDGLANESGGSTIDLAAWLQNRVVGFEELVLGASNPDEPLTYRLDSARLTTLLGTDAPTITSIGSQNLELTGSWQLGVPLVADGLVRQRLVSETIEVQVITSTPWQNAIRSEDVNANGEVTALDALTVINRLNSGESNELLTPNDPNELIGRFYDVSGDGRVSALDALKVINYLNGETASGEPVTNSPDVPPVRSNQLSAESSVTEAVTPNQPNQAQVSALNGPPRLASIVQDSSRWSNSGGLSTELVDRLWSESGRESEDDSDSSDSGDWIDSLELLGGTA is encoded by the coding sequence GTGAACCCGCTCAAGCCAAGTCGCTTCGCTCGTCGCCAACAGTTGCATCTGACCATCGAACAATTGGAGTCGCGTCAGCTTCTTGCCGCGGGCCCTTACGCCCCCGCTGCGGGCGAAGTGGGCTCATCCGCAATCGATCGCGAATCGCCCGCCATCGTGGGATGGGCCACCGGCGTGGAGGACTACACCCCGGGAGCCGCGGTGGATGAAGTTTGGCAGGATTCCTCTCAAGCTCTCGGTCCTGCGGAAGGGCAATCCGGCAGCATCGTATCGCTGGGAAGGTCAGGAACCCTGACGCTGACCTTTGATGATCCCATTCGAGATGGATTGGGATTCGATTTCGCTGTGTTTGAGAATTCCTTTTCGGACACGTTTCTCGAACTTGGCTACGTGGAAGTTTCATCGGACGGAGTCAACTTCGTTCGCTTTCAAAGCGATTCTCGCACGGACTCGGCTGTCGCTGCATTCGGGGCCGTTGATCCAACCAACTTGAACAACTTGGCGGGCAAGTACCGCGGTGGATTTGGCACGCCGTTTGACCTCCAAGAACTTCGCGGCACCGCCGGACTCGACGTCACCGCCATCACTCACGTTCGGTTGGTCGACATTTTTGGTGACGGCACCTCGCTGGATGGACAAGGCGATCCGATCTACGACCCCACGCCCACGATGGGCAGCGTGGGACTGGATGTCGATGGCGTCGCAGTGCTGCACGCCAAACAAACAGGCCCCGCCATCATCGATTTTGAAACCTTGGGTTCTGAGCTCGGCGCCTCGCCGTTCTCCAACCAAGCGTCCAACGGATTCGAGGAAGCAGAACTGTCGCTGAACAACGACTACAACTCGCTGTATGGAAGTTGGCAGGGTTGGTCGATTTCCAAGGCAACCGACTCCACCACCGCTGGATTCACGAACCAATACAGTGCTTTCACAGGTGAAGGCCATGCTGGATCCGACACCTACGCCGTCGGCTTCTATTCCGAGTATGCCAGCCCCGAAAACCGCCCCACACTCGAACTGGATCCGGAAGTCGGTTCCCAGTTTGATTCGCTATGGATCACCAACACGACCTACGCCGCACTTTCGATGACCGAAGGCGACCAATTTGCGAAGCAATTTGGTGGCGACAACGGAACGGATCCAGACTTCTACGAAGTCGACATCCATGGGCTCGACGACGCGGGCGCATCCATCGGCACCGTGACCGCCGTGCTTGCCGATTTCCGGTTCGAGAACCCGGCTGATGATTTCATCGTGGATGAATGGATTCAGGTCGACTTGTCGTCGCTTAAAAATGCTCAAGCACTGCAGTTCCAAGTTCGGTCCTCGGACGTCGGCGACTTTGGAATCAACACACCAACCTACTTTGCGGTCGATGACGTGGTCGTCAAACGCCCGCAGGTCGCCTTGGACATCGAAGACGCGTCGCTCGTGGAATCTGAATCAATGACCGGGCGAGTCTCACGGCCTGCTCTGGATCGCAGTTCGCCGATGACCGTCTCGATCAGCAACTCGAACAGCTCGCTGGTGAGCCTGCCAACTCAGGTCACCATTCCAGCGGGCGCCGACTACGCTGAATTCACCATTTCCAGCTCGGACGATGACCTGGCTGGCCCAGACCAACAGGTTGCATTCACTGCAACAGCTGAATTGCAAGCCCCACGCGTTCGAGAGCTGAACGTGCTCGATGACGATGCAACGGGTCTCGCCTTTTCGAGCAGTTCTTTGCAACAAACCGAAGGGGCCTCCGCCACCACCCTGACGCTTCGCCGCAACGATGTCGACATTTCATCCCCGTTGACCGTTTCCCTTTCTGCCCAGCCCGATTCACGGTTGAACTACCCTGCCTCGCTCACGTTCCCAGCAGGCCAACGGGAAGTTTCGGTGGTCATCTCGATCACGAATGATGAAAAGTTCTCACCGACCCAATCGGTTCAATTGGTCGCTACCGCGGAAGGTCACGCTGAATCCGCTGCCACAGTCGAACTTCTGGATGACGACACGCGTGCGTTGACCGCCTCCAACCCAGCGTCTCCCCTGGAAGAAGCCAATCCGAGCCAAACCGTCACCGCGATCATCCATCGCAATGATGCGTCACTCGACCAACCCATGACCATCGGGCTCACCAACCCGAATCCAGAGTTGCTAACGATGCCGGCTTCGATTGTGATTCCGAGCGGATTTGATTCCGTCGAAGTCACCATTGGGTTGATCGACAATGACGTCGCAAACACCCGTCACACGTTCACGGTGGTCGCATCCAATGCGAACGCCGGCAATGCCGAATTCGATTTCACCGTGATCGACGATGAAGCCCCCACTTTCGTGCTGGCTTTCCTTGACTCGCAGGGCGTCGCCTTGAACGAAGTGACTGAAGGGCAGTCGGTACGCTTGTCGGTCACTCGCCCCGCATCCAGCGTGTCCGAATCGATCACGGTCACACTGGAACAGTCACTCACCGAACGCCTCGATGGGCCCCTGGAAGTCACCATCCCCGCGGGAGCAACTTCCGCGGAATTGACCTGGCTGATCCAGCCAGACGAGACATTGACCGGCAGTTTGGACTGGACGATCGAAGCCAGCACGCCAGGCTTTGATACCGCACGACTTGCAACCACCGTCTTGGACTCTGATTCGCCAGAGCTGACGATCAGCGGACCAACCGAACCACTGCTGGAATCCGATTCCACCACGATCGGCGATTTCGAGTCGTTTGGGCAAACCTTGGTCGCGGATGAATTCAACAACAACGCTGGACAAGCGGGTGTCTTCGTCGATGGCGAACTGACGTTTGGCAATTCGTTTAGCAACGCGTATGGCTTTGACAGTTGGTCCGGGTTCGCGATCAGTCGCGGGTCAGACACCACCACCCCCGGTTTCTTCAACCAATACGCTGCCATCACCGGCGAGGGTGCTCGCGAATCGAACACCTATGCCATCGGATACAACGGCGCCGACGCCATCATCCGGCGTTCCAATGATTCTCAACCGTTCGAATCCATCGCCGTCACGAACACAACTTACGCCGCACTCTCGATGCTCAACGGCGACGCGTTCGCAAAGCAATTTGGTGGTGAGTCAGGCGACGATCCCGACACGTTTGTCTTGACGATTGTCGGCAAGAATGAAAATGGCGAGTCGATTGGCGAAGTCGAATTCCAGCTTGCCGACTACCGCTTTGCAGACAACTCGCTGGACTACATCGTTGATGAATGGACCACCGTTGACCTCACAACGATCGGCCAAGCAACTGAATTGCACTTTGGATTGTCGTCCACTGACGTGGGCCAATTCGGCATGAACACGCCGGGTTACTTCGCACTGGATGACGTCCAACTTGCCGCTCCAGGCGAAGGGTTGCCGCAACTCACCATCCACCGGCAAACGCTCGACAACAGCGAACCGTTGGAAGTGACCTTGGTTGCTGATCGCACCGACATGCGGATCCCTGAAACGATCGTCATTCCTTCCGGGCAAGACAGCGTGTCGGTCCCAGTTCGTTTGATCGACAATTTGCTGGCAGAGGGCAATCGAGAGGTCGCGATCACCGCCACCGCCAACGGCTTTGCCCCTCAAACGGTCTCATTGAGCATCGAAGACAACGACACTCGATCGCTCACGGTGACTCATGATTCGACTGAAACGTTGAACGAGTCGCAAAGCATCATCATCGACGTGGAAGACACAGGCTCGAACCTCGATCCCGAATCGTTCAACAACGGCTCCGATCTGTCGGGAGCCATCGTCTCCGGCCCACTCGAATTCCCGAACGTCTACAACGAACAGTACGACTTCTGGAGCGGTTGGGCAGCGTCCAACGTGACGGACGTGGCAACGCCTGGCTATTCCAACCAATACGCTGCGTATTCAAACCTCGTCGGCGATCAGGCCGGCGGTGGCGATTCCTCTGAGACCTTCTTGATCGGTGCGGGCAGCGGCGACTCAGCTCCCACCCTGACTCTGCCGGAAACAATGCCCGACGCCCGATTCGCGTCCATTTCATTGACGAACAGCACCTACGCGGCACTCTCAATGCAGCAAGGCGACTCCTTCGCAAAGCAATTCGGTGGAGAAACGGGCGACGCCCCGGACTACTTCTTGTTGACAATCGTCGGTCTGGATTTGGCGGGTGAGACCGTCGGAACCGTCGACTTCTACCTTGCTGACTACCGCTTCGAGAACAACTCACTGGACTACATCGTCGATGAGTGGACCACCATTGATTTGACCTCTTTGGACGGAGCCTCCCAACTTCGATTCGATCTTTCTTCGTCGGATGTTGGTGACTTTGGGATGAACACTCCCGCCTATTTCGCGGCGGACAACGTGGTCCTGGACCAAGTGTCTGCGGAGCCAACGTCGGTGGTCATCCATCGCAATGCAGCCGACTTGAGTTCGTCCCTCCCGATCACTTTCGAATCCGACGACCCCCGTTTCGCGATCGAAACGCCGATTGAAATCCCCGCGGGAGCGGACTCCGTTCGAATCCCGGTCTCGATTTTGAACGACCGCACGGTCAACACCGACAGCAGCGTTCGCTGGACAGTGTCCGCAGACGGCCAGGTTGCCGGTGACGCGAATGTTTCGATCCAAGACGACGAAACACCAGGGATCGAGGTGCATCGCTTGCTTGAGTCGCTGCAGGTCATCGAAGGCGAAGCAGCAGATCTGTACGAGATTCGGTTGTCGCAACGTCCCGCATCGATTGTCACCGTTTCAGTGGAAGCGTTGATTGAATCCGCAGATGCAGGAGCGCAACTCTCACTCAGTGCGGACACGCTGACCTTTACCCCCGACAACTGGTCCGAACCGCAAACGCTCACCGTCGCGGCAAATACGGACACCCTGCAGGAAGCCAACCAAACGGTTGATCTGAGATTCGAAGTCGTCAGTGATCTCAGTGACCCTGGATATGCTTCTGCGGAATCCCAACAGGACTCCTTCACACTTGTCGACTACCAACCCACCAACCTGAGTCTGGCGTTGGAAGCAGAGCAATTGGTCCTGCGTGATCTTCGCAATGATGCGGTTTGGGCATCCGAGAATCGTGACGAACATTTCGCCGTTGTCCTGAATGGCCAAGCTCAATCCTTGTCGGTCGCCTCGCTCGCGGAGGCGCCTGGCTTGGTCACCATTGAAATGGGTGCCGGGGACGATCGCGTCGTGCTCGATACCACTTGGTTCACATCGATCGACGGGGGAGAAGGATTCGACCGTTTGATCCTTCAACCATCCGACGGGCTCGCCAATGAAAGCGGCGGATCCACGATCGACCTGGCCGCTTGGCTCCAAAATCGGGTGGTTGGATTTGAAGAATTGGTACTGGGTGCATCCAATCCTGACGAGCCCCTGACCTATCGCCTGGACTCGGCTCGCCTGACCACCTTGCTGGGAACCGACGCTCCCACCATCACCAGCATCGGCAGCCAAAATCTAGAATTGACCGGAAGCTGGCAACTCGGTGTGCCCCTTGTCGCAGACGGATTGGTTCGCCAACGCCTGGTGTCCGAGACGATCGAAGTCCAAGTGATCACCAGCACCCCCTGGCAGAACGCGATTCGCAGCGAAGATGTCAACGCGAATGGCGAAGTCACGGCCCTGGATGCGTTGACCGTTATCAACCGGCTCAACTCAGGCGAGTCCAATGAATTGTTGACACCCAATGACCCCAATGAATTGATTGGGCGTTTCTACGATGTCTCGGGTGACGGGCGGGTTTCCGCCCTGGATGCGTTGAAAGTGATCAATTATCTGAACGGGGAAACCGCATCAGGCGAACCAGTCACCAACTCCCCTGATGTTCCTCCCGTTCGATCCAATCAGCTTTCGGCGGAATCTTCAGTCACCGAAGCGGTCACGCCGAATCAGCCAAACCAAGCTCAGGTATCGGCGCTGAATGGCCCGCCGAGGCTCGCGTCGATCGTTCAAGACTCGTCGAGATGGTCCAATTCGGGCGGCTTATCCACCGAACTGGTAGATCGGCTGTGGAGCGAATCGGGGCGTGAATCCGAGGATGATTCGGACTCGTCCGACAGCGGCGACTGGATCGATTCCCTCGAGTTACTGGGTGGCACCGCATGA
- a CDS encoding prenyltransferase/squalene oxidase repeat-containing protein → MIPVKVPQQAPLDRRSWLAQAMLGSGITCASALGPGSRRFLASATAEDPLTDLYVDDAIDQAVNRGIQFLLRLQKDDGSIADRGNATAMTSLVIMAFASIGTIPEPATPEGRVMSRAIEFVLQPRNQTQGYFGHHDGSRMYGHGITTLMLTEILGMGATIDQNERIHNALVQAIQVILQSQAVSKPQRLQGGWRYKPDSRDSDLSVSVWQVMALRSAKNDGLDVPSEAIDLAVKYLKESYTSPLDENGQPREKASGFAYTPGTHHPAFTMTAAGLLAMQTCGQYDSPLVAGAAAWLLEHPPRTKERFFFYGMYYYAQGMHQIGGEAATTAAQLVPELLLRLQADNGSWVSHQGEERNVGVAYATALAILSLSVRYHYLPIYQR, encoded by the coding sequence ATGATTCCTGTGAAAGTTCCCCAGCAAGCCCCACTCGACCGCCGATCCTGGCTCGCCCAAGCGATGCTTGGCTCCGGCATCACGTGTGCAAGCGCACTTGGTCCCGGGTCACGTCGCTTTCTCGCTTCGGCCACCGCGGAAGACCCCCTGACAGATCTCTATGTTGACGATGCCATTGACCAGGCTGTGAACCGGGGCATCCAGTTCCTGTTGCGATTGCAGAAGGATGACGGATCGATCGCCGATCGAGGCAATGCAACGGCCATGACATCGCTGGTGATCATGGCGTTCGCATCCATCGGAACGATTCCGGAACCAGCGACTCCTGAGGGTCGCGTGATGAGCCGCGCCATCGAATTTGTGTTGCAACCTCGCAATCAAACCCAGGGATACTTTGGCCACCACGATGGGTCTCGAATGTATGGGCATGGCATCACCACGTTGATGCTGACAGAGATTTTGGGCATGGGCGCGACCATCGACCAAAACGAACGCATTCACAACGCTTTGGTACAAGCGATCCAGGTCATCCTCCAATCGCAAGCTGTCTCCAAGCCACAACGACTTCAGGGCGGGTGGCGATACAAACCCGATTCCAGAGACTCCGACTTATCGGTTTCGGTTTGGCAAGTCATGGCCTTGCGATCCGCAAAGAATGATGGACTGGACGTTCCTTCCGAAGCGATTGACTTGGCAGTCAAATACTTGAAGGAATCGTATACCTCGCCATTGGACGAAAACGGCCAACCAAGAGAGAAGGCCAGCGGCTTTGCCTACACGCCGGGAACACACCACCCTGCGTTCACAATGACAGCGGCCGGTTTGCTCGCCATGCAAACCTGTGGCCAGTACGATTCCCCCTTGGTTGCAGGAGCGGCAGCCTGGCTGCTCGAACACCCTCCTCGAACGAAGGAGCGGTTCTTTTTCTACGGCATGTATTACTACGCCCAGGGCATGCACCAGATCGGCGGAGAAGCCGCGACCACGGCAGCCCAACTGGTTCCCGAACTGCTGCTGCGATTGCAAGCCGACAACGGATCGTGGGTCAGTCACCAGGGCGAAGAACGCAATGTGGGGGTCGCCTACGCCACCGCCTTGGCCATCCTCAGCCTCAGCGTTCGCTACCATTACTTGCCGATTTATCAGAGATAA
- a CDS encoding DUF1559 domain-containing protein, whose product MLPSPRSHRRRYRSVFARGFTLVELLVVIAIIGVLIGLLLPAVQAAREAMRRASCQNNLHQIGLALHNYHAAHNKFPPGAIEVRPQYPNGKQLAWSAFVLPFLEQSGLHEQIDFKRPFDAPENELAAATILPNFLCPSTPRTDGRMQGRGASDYGGIYGQRITGRNDPPNGMMLHDRALAMRDILDGSSNTVMVSEDAAFPDGQWINGRNLFDQAFPINHAPAFENDMRSFHVGGVMVLRADSSVTFLTEQLDLEILAALCTRAGHDDATL is encoded by the coding sequence ATGCTCCCGTCTCCTCGTTCGCATCGCCGCCGCTACCGAAGCGTTTTCGCCAGGGGTTTCACCTTGGTGGAATTGCTGGTCGTGATCGCCATCATCGGCGTCCTGATTGGCTTGCTTCTGCCCGCCGTCCAGGCAGCGCGAGAAGCCATGCGACGTGCATCGTGCCAAAACAACTTGCATCAAATTGGTTTGGCCCTGCACAACTACCATGCCGCCCACAACAAGTTTCCGCCGGGTGCGATTGAGGTCCGACCTCAGTATCCCAACGGGAAACAATTGGCTTGGTCGGCGTTTGTCTTGCCGTTCCTGGAACAATCAGGACTGCACGAACAAATCGATTTCAAACGACCGTTTGATGCCCCTGAAAATGAACTCGCCGCGGCAACCATCTTGCCGAACTTCCTATGCCCCAGCACGCCTCGGACCGACGGTCGGATGCAAGGTCGCGGGGCGTCCGACTACGGCGGGATCTACGGTCAACGCATCACGGGCCGGAACGATCCACCCAACGGAATGATGCTGCACGACCGAGCCCTCGCGATGCGAGACATCTTGGATGGCAGCTCGAACACCGTGATGGTCTCGGAGGATGCCGCGTTTCCGGACGGGCAATGGATCAACGGACGCAACTTGTTTGATCAAGCCTTCCCGATCAACCACGCCCCCGCATTTGAAAACGACATGCGTAGCTTTCACGTTGGTGGCGTGATGGTCCTCCGCGCGGACAGCTCGGTCACCTTTCTGACCGAGCAACTCGACTTAGAGATCCTGGCCGCGCTCTGCACGCGCGCCGGGCATGACGACGCCACCCTGTAA
- a CDS encoding NAD-dependent epimerase/dehydratase family protein, which yields MLVAVTGATGFLGRHVVSNLLRNGHTVRGWTRKAAPPELEGVDWVRGELDDRGSMEGLVAGCDAVVHTALAREGAGFMDVSQHPLDYIQTNLMGSIALLETAAAHSVGRFVFVSSGAVHQHVVEGIALDEQHPLRPGSLYGACKASMETMVHAYGSSGRVNAASLRPVAIYGVDNPLQNSKWFDLIRAVARGESVPADGGGKVVHVKDVAAAIATLLETASPIAGETYNCCDRFFSEHAIANRVMEITNSKATLTGDPKSSGREMSSAKLESLGFQFGGRSRLDETIRQLVQEL from the coding sequence ATGCTCGTTGCAGTCACCGGTGCTACCGGTTTTTTGGGTCGACACGTCGTTTCGAATCTGCTCCGCAACGGTCACACCGTTCGCGGGTGGACCCGAAAAGCGGCTCCCCCAGAGTTAGAGGGGGTCGATTGGGTCCGTGGCGAACTGGACGATCGGGGCTCCATGGAAGGCTTGGTCGCCGGCTGTGATGCGGTCGTCCACACCGCTTTGGCCCGTGAAGGGGCTGGCTTCATGGATGTGTCCCAGCATCCGCTGGACTACATCCAGACCAATCTGATGGGCTCGATCGCCCTCCTCGAAACAGCCGCCGCCCATTCCGTCGGACGGTTCGTCTTCGTTTCGTCGGGTGCCGTTCACCAGCACGTCGTGGAGGGCATTGCGTTGGATGAACAGCATCCGCTGCGACCCGGATCGTTGTACGGAGCTTGCAAAGCGTCGATGGAAACGATGGTGCACGCCTACGGCAGCTCTGGCCGAGTCAACGCGGCCAGCCTTCGTCCGGTCGCCATCTACGGTGTCGACAACCCGCTCCAGAATTCGAAGTGGTTTGACTTGATTCGAGCAGTCGCTCGTGGTGAGTCCGTTCCAGCGGATGGCGGCGGGAAAGTTGTGCACGTCAAAGACGTTGCCGCTGCGATTGCAACCTTGCTCGAAACGGCATCGCCGATCGCGGGAGAAACCTACAATTGCTGCGATCGATTTTTCTCGGAACATGCAATCGCCAACCGCGTGATGGAAATCACGAACTCGAAAGCCACGTTGACCGGCGATCCCAAATCTTCTGGTCGCGAAATGTCATCGGCCAAGCTGGAATCACTTGGCTTTCAATTTGGCGGCCGATCCAGGCTGGACGAAACTATTCGCCAGCTCGTGCAGGAACTGTAG